Proteins encoded in a region of the Sphingomonas jaspsi DSM 18422 genome:
- a CDS encoding phage holin family protein, which translates to MFRQLLDDGRAYAQAEFELAKARVQIKAIRYRNAAILAALALFLAFATTVILCLAVVMWFSQLIGPYLGGLTAILVVAGATMLVAMMARKAFDRAAD; encoded by the coding sequence ATGTTTCGCCAGCTTCTCGATGATGGCCGGGCCTATGCCCAGGCCGAATTCGAACTTGCCAAGGCCCGCGTACAGATCAAGGCGATCCGCTACCGGAACGCCGCGATCCTCGCGGCACTGGCGCTTTTCCTTGCCTTCGCCACGACCGTCATCCTCTGCCTGGCCGTCGTGATGTGGTTCAGCCAGTTGATCGGCCCCTATCTCGGCGGCTTGACCGCCATCCTGGTGGTCGCAGGCGCCACCATGCTGGTCGCCATGATGGCCCGAAAGGCGTTCGACCGTGCCGCTGATTAA
- a CDS encoding DUF3618 domain-containing protein: MPLIKEHKLALAESEVDRTRDRLVDTVSDFADLLAPKRIISDVWENAKDKGADLAENAVDAVKKRPLVFGGIVAALTAFLAREPLKDAAVSAYDVMTSPKKRTGPKKSGWKKEAIGSTAGTDASAVTVQRPAKPKPRAATKAAPARAPRATAKKVEK, translated from the coding sequence GTGCCGCTGATTAAGGAACATAAGCTGGCGTTGGCCGAGAGCGAGGTCGACCGCACCCGCGACCGACTGGTCGACACCGTCAGCGACTTCGCGGACCTGCTGGCGCCCAAGCGGATCATCAGCGACGTGTGGGAAAACGCCAAGGACAAGGGAGCCGACTTGGCCGAAAATGCGGTGGATGCGGTGAAGAAGCGGCCGCTTGTATTCGGCGGGATCGTCGCGGCGCTGACCGCATTCCTCGCTCGCGAGCCGCTCAAGGATGCGGCGGTCAGCGCATATGACGTCATGACGTCGCCCAAGAAGAGAACGGGACCTAAAAAGTCTGGGTGGAAGAAAGAAGCGATTGGATCGACGGCCGGGACCGATGCGTCAGCGGTTACGGTTCAGCGACCCGCAAAACCGAAACCTCGCGCTGCGACCAAGGCTGCCCCTGCCCGGGCGCCTAGGGCGACAGCCAAGAAAGTGGAGAAGTGA
- a CDS encoding DUF883 family protein, producing the protein MSARQTPETPTLRDRATDAFDHSRERAVEAYDAAREKATEAKAKAKDGIDTNPLVALGGGLAIGALIAALLPKTKAEERLLGDAGRKITGTARDAAAAAKEAGREKLAELNITRDAGANAVQSLLNGLRDAAKSSGQAALGTVKKTD; encoded by the coding sequence ATGAGTGCCCGTCAGACCCCTGAGACCCCGACCCTTCGCGATCGCGCCACCGACGCCTTCGACCATAGCCGCGAACGCGCGGTCGAAGCCTATGATGCTGCCCGCGAAAAGGCGACGGAGGCCAAGGCGAAGGCCAAGGACGGCATCGACACCAATCCGCTCGTCGCGCTCGGCGGCGGCCTTGCGATCGGCGCATTGATTGCGGCGCTCCTCCCGAAGACCAAGGCCGAAGAGCGGCTACTAGGCGATGCCGGACGTAAAATTACAGGGACCGCCCGCGACGCCGCTGCTGCCGCCAAAGAGGCAGGCCGTGAAAAGCTGGCGGAACTTAACATCACGCGCGACGCCGGCGCCAATGCCGTTCAATCGCTGCTCAATGGGCTGCGCGACGCCGCCAAGAGCAGCGGACAGGCTGCACTGGGCACCGTGAAGAAAACCGACTGA
- a CDS encoding DUF4170 domain-containing protein, with translation MSKLHLVFGGRVKDPRGLDFVDLNAIDFVGMYDCYADAEEAWRGAAQRTVDDAEMKYVVVHLHRLLEPEVDPQAGR, from the coding sequence ATGAGCAAACTGCACCTCGTATTCGGCGGCCGGGTCAAGGATCCGCGCGGCCTGGACTTCGTCGATCTGAACGCCATCGATTTCGTCGGCATGTACGACTGCTACGCCGACGCCGAAGAAGCCTGGCGCGGCGCTGCCCAGCGCACCGTCGACGACGCCGAGATGAAATATGTGGTGGTCCACCTGCATCGGCTGCTGGAGCCGGAGGTCGATCCTCAGGCCGGTCGGTAA